The sequence GGGCGTCGGCTCTAGCGTTCGGCCGGAAGGAACGCGTCGAGGGCTTCGGCGACGAGGTCGGGACGTTCGAGGGTCTGCATGTGCGGCGTGCCGGGAAGCTCCCGGTACGTCGAGCCCGGGATGCGCTCGGCGATGCCGGACATGATCTCCGGGGTCGTCGAGGCGTCCAGTTCACCCGCGAGCACCAGGGTCGGGAAGTCCGCCCCGGCGAGGCGGTCCCGGACGTCGACGCCCTTGAAGGCCCGCCAGGCCGCGGCCCAGTCGGCGGAGTCGGAGCGCCGGATGCGCTCCCGCGCGTACCGGACGCCCCACGGGTCGGTGGCGAGCGCGGCGGGCGTGAACCAGCGCGTCAGCGTGGGGACGAGCTGCGCCTCCATGCCGTCGGCCTCACCGGAGCGAGCGCGGTCCTCGAAGGCGTCGAAGGCGTGGTCGGTGGTGGCGAGCAGCGCCAGCGAGGCGACGCGTTCGGGTGCGCGGACGGCGACGGTCTGGGCGATGCCGCCGCCCATCGACAGGCCGACGACGTGCGCCCGGTCCACGTCGAACGCGTCGAGGACGCCGAGCAGGTCCGCGGCGAGGTCGTCCATGGTGAACGGCCGCGGCGCTCCGGCGGCGCCGCCGTGGCCGCGGAAGTCGTAGGCGAAGACCCGCCGGCCGTTCGCCAGCCGTTCCATGACGGGCTCCCACATGCGCCAGTCCACGCCCAGGGAATGCGAAAGGATCACAGCCGGTCCGCGGTCGCCCTTCTGCGCGACGACGGTCTC is a genomic window of Actinomadura citrea containing:
- a CDS encoding alpha/beta fold hydrolase, producing MNRGELGRHEYEGLMGRTPEEALEEVLRTSPQMFETVVEGAFGGALARPELSRQARELASVAIIAALGGADRRLASHVRGALRQGVEPSELLALCEHISVYAGFPRALDALAVVNGVLEEQDVPKPPQMHRVALADHETVVAQKGDRGPAVILSHSLGVDWRMWEPVMERLANGRRVFAYDFRGHGGAAGAPRPFTMDDLAADLLGVLDAFDVDRAHVVGLSMGGGIAQTVAVRAPERVASLALLATTDHAFDAFEDRARSGEADGMEAQLVPTLTRWFTPAALATDPWGVRYARERIRRSDSADWAAAWRAFKGVDVRDRLAGADFPTLVLAGELDASTTPEIMSGIAERIPGSTYRELPGTPHMQTLERPDLVAEALDAFLPAER